The genomic region AATTTGTCCGCGACGCGTTTTGATACGTCTTTTTTCGTCATTGTTTTCATTTATCTCTCCTAAAGTCAGGTGTCCCAACTCCCGAATAATAAAGAATTTAATTCTCATTGTCAAGTTATTTTTGAATTTACGGGCAAAATTTCTGTACGAATTGATCTGCCATTCATATCTATCAAACTTAACGCGGCTTCAGATGTAAATTCAGTTTTTACATAACCTAATGATAGGTTTTGTTTGTTGCTGTATGAGTATGAAGAACTGGTAATAATGCCAATTTCTTTGTTATCTGCCATAATCTTGCTGCCATGCAAAACAGGCTCTTCAGATTTAAGTTGAACCAAGTGTTTTTGAATTTTGTTATAACTGTCCAGTCTTGCAATGACTTCCTGTCCAATATAACAACCCTTATTGAAGCTGACCGCTTGAGTTAATCCTGCTTCAAGCGGATTATATTTATCGGTAAGTTCTCGCCGAAAAATCGGTTTCCTCTGTTCAATGCGAGCGGCTAAGTATGCGTCCATTCCGCAGAAGCCGATATCTTGCGTAACAAATAAATTCCACAATGCATCGATCAAGGAAATATCGGTTATGAGAAGAAACCCTTCATCGAGTTGATGTGAAGGTGCGACATAAATATTGATCCCATCTATCAAAAATTGGACAACCTGATTTTGTTTAGGCGGATCCATTCTTGTCATCTTGAACATAGTTTCGGAACTTCGTGGGCCTATCAATCCGAGTTGAATAATTTTGGACGAAAGATTTTCGATCTTGACGTCATCCATAATGATGTACTTTTCCAGCCAAGCGATGATGTTGTCATGATTCTGTGGTGAAGTAGTTATCAAAAGCCCGTCTTCTAAACGATACAACATGATCAAGTCAATGATCCGGCCTTTATCATTGGTCAATACAGTTGATGCAAATTCATTTATATTCAGGTTCTTTAGATTATTGGTTGACATTCTATTTAAAAAATCCCGCGCATGCTTCCCGGTTAGTTTAATACAACCATAGTACGAAAAATCAATGCCCACACACGACTGTTTCAAAGACCGGTATTCCTGCTCTACAGATACAAAATGGGCAGGGAGCTCAAATTGAAATTCATC from bacterium harbors:
- a CDS encoding aminomethyl transferase family protein, coding for MYLRTPLYDILKTQGAVFERYDEFQFELPAHFVSVEQEYRSLKQSCVGIDFSYYGCIKLTGKHARDFLNRMSTNNLKNLNINEFASTVLTNDKGRIIDLIMLYRLEDGLLITTSPQNHDNIIAWLEKYIIMDDVKIENLSSKIIQLGLIGPRSSETMFKMTRMDPPKQNQVVQFLIDGINIYVAPSHQLDEGFLLITDISLIDALWNLFVTQDIGFCGMDAYLAARIEQRKPIFRRELTDKYNPLEAGLTQAVSFNKGCYIGQEVIARLDSYNKIQKHLVQLKSEEPVLHGSKIMADNKEIGIITSSSYSYSNKQNLSLGYVKTEFTSEAALSLIDMNGRSIRTEILPVNSKIT